A part of Halobacillus shinanisalinarum genomic DNA contains:
- the phnE gene encoding phosphonate ABC transporter, permease protein PhnE, translating to MWFKKRNILTGILLIVFIYISMRLTEFDLSKFKDFRNMIDFLSQWFPPNFSNLSGIIKDTLQTLAMAFLGSLLGLFIALPLSFLAARNTAPSPFIYHFGRVSLSFIRSVPEIVFGLILLTALGLGPFPAVIAIMLHNIGVLGKLISELIEAADPGPQEAMKAVGAKGWIVSLFSILPQIWPNVLSHYFYRFEVAIRTSLILGFIGGGGIGQRLFNDFQTFQYPSVSLDVLVIMVMVIIVDLFGSYIRNKVI from the coding sequence GTGTGGTTTAAAAAACGCAACATTTTAACAGGTATTCTTCTTATAGTATTCATTTATATTAGCATGAGGCTTACTGAATTTGACTTATCGAAATTCAAGGATTTCCGTAACATGATCGATTTCCTGTCACAATGGTTTCCACCGAATTTTTCAAACCTATCAGGCATCATAAAGGATACGCTGCAAACATTGGCCATGGCATTTCTAGGCAGTCTGCTAGGGCTGTTTATTGCCCTGCCATTAAGCTTCCTAGCTGCCAGGAACACAGCGCCCTCACCATTTATTTATCATTTTGGGCGGGTATCCTTAAGCTTTATTCGGTCTGTACCAGAAATCGTGTTTGGATTAATCCTGCTGACAGCGCTTGGACTTGGGCCATTCCCAGCCGTCATCGCAATCATGCTTCATAACATCGGTGTGCTGGGTAAACTAATTTCAGAATTAATTGAAGCAGCTGATCCAGGCCCCCAAGAGGCTATGAAAGCAGTCGGGGCCAAGGGTTGGATCGTCTCCCTGTTCAGCATACTTCCACAGATTTGGCCTAATGTGCTATCCCATTACTTCTATCGGTTTGAAGTTGCGATTCGAACATCACTCATTCTAGGGTTTATTGGTGGTGGCGGAATTGGTCAGCGGTTATTTAACGATTTTCAGACCTTCCAATATCCATCTGTTTCACTAGATGTACTGGTGATTATGGTCATGGTTATTATCGTTGACCTCTTTGGCAGCTATATTAGAAACAAGGTCATTTGA
- the selD gene encoding selenide, water dikinase SelD, whose amino-acid sequence MSSNENVKLTSLSSKGGUGCKIGPEDLTQVLRHLPKSVADPNLLVGLDTSDDAGVYKINDETALVQTLDYFTPIVDDPYMFGQIGAANALSDVYAMGGKPITVMNIVGFPINTLDKSILADILTGASDKVSESGAVLVGGHSIDDEEPKFGLSVTGTIHPEKIRANVGAQPGDRLILTKPIGVGILTTAIKKDLINKKELEEVMNVMAELNKKAAETMENYTVNACTDVTGFGLLGHTLEIAKGSQVGINVSSKDVPVLSKTRELAEQNIIPGGTRKNHNWLAESIDYDTTISEIEQLILCDAVTSGGLLISVPEAEADALQQELTNNSVQSSIIGEVTSGNKGRIHVI is encoded by the coding sequence ATGTCTAGTAATGAAAACGTTAAGTTAACTTCACTATCTAGTAAAGGTGGCTGAGGCTGCAAAATTGGTCCTGAAGACCTGACGCAAGTTTTGCGTCACTTACCAAAGTCTGTAGCTGACCCAAATTTACTTGTCGGATTGGACACATCCGATGATGCAGGTGTTTATAAGATAAATGATGAAACAGCCCTAGTCCAAACCCTGGATTATTTCACTCCAATCGTAGACGACCCTTATATGTTCGGCCAAATTGGAGCGGCTAACGCCTTAAGCGATGTTTATGCGATGGGCGGCAAGCCGATCACTGTCATGAATATCGTTGGCTTTCCTATTAATACATTAGATAAAAGTATTTTAGCTGATATCCTGACTGGTGCATCTGACAAAGTGAGTGAGTCAGGCGCTGTCTTAGTCGGAGGACATTCCATCGACGACGAAGAGCCGAAGTTTGGCCTGTCAGTTACCGGAACGATTCACCCGGAAAAAATTCGAGCCAACGTAGGAGCGCAGCCAGGAGACCGCCTTATTTTGACCAAGCCGATTGGTGTGGGCATCCTAACAACAGCTATAAAGAAAGACTTGATCAATAAGAAAGAACTTGAGGAAGTCATGAATGTTATGGCTGAATTAAACAAAAAAGCTGCCGAAACTATGGAAAACTACACGGTTAACGCATGTACAGACGTTACCGGTTTCGGACTGCTCGGTCATACGCTTGAGATCGCTAAAGGTAGTCAGGTTGGTATAAACGTATCAAGCAAAGATGTTCCGGTTCTGTCCAAGACAAGAGAGCTGGCTGAACAAAATATCATTCCTGGCGGTACACGGAAGAATCATAATTGGCTTGCTGAGAGTATTGACTACGATACTACGATCAGTGAAATCGAACAGCTTATCCTTTGTGATGCTGTGACATCAGGCGGACTGCTCATTTCAGTACCTGAAGCCGAAGCCGATGCATTGCAACAAGAGCTTACGAATAACAGTGTGCAATCTTCTATTATTGGTGAAGTGACTAGTGGGAATAAAGGACGAATCCATGTCATTTAA
- the phnD gene encoding phosphate/phosphite/phosphonate ABC transporter substrate-binding protein: MKKWLIAAFILSIGLILTACGGGNEQSGQEESGEEQSGEAFTIGVIPAQTEGSMDNAMNKLQSILNEKLNREVKVEVYPDYNGVVEALNYDKINMAYLGPLTYVIAHQKSGAKAIITQLIDGEPFYHSYIITHSDQPWNSLDEMLQKPEEVAFAFGDPNSTSGTLIPSIELEERGSYQSNENHKFKSVRYTGSHDASALAVQNKQVDAAAIDSAIFNQLVESGKIDKEQLRVIWKSDKIFQYPWAVHKDTDQETINKLQEAFLGIEDQEILDAFGATGFTKASNEDYENIRQAALKQGIIKD, translated from the coding sequence ATGAAAAAGTGGTTGATAGCGGCTTTCATACTTAGTATCGGATTGATTTTAACAGCATGTGGTGGAGGCAATGAACAGTCCGGCCAGGAGGAATCCGGAGAAGAGCAATCTGGGGAAGCATTTACGATCGGTGTCATCCCGGCTCAGACTGAAGGATCAATGGATAATGCAATGAATAAGCTCCAATCCATTCTTAATGAAAAATTGAATCGTGAAGTTAAGGTGGAAGTCTACCCGGACTATAACGGTGTGGTGGAAGCCTTGAACTACGATAAGATCAATATGGCTTATTTAGGACCGCTAACGTATGTCATCGCCCATCAAAAGAGCGGCGCGAAAGCAATCATTACTCAATTAATTGACGGTGAACCTTTTTACCATTCATACATTATTACCCACAGTGATCAACCATGGAACTCCTTAGACGAGATGCTGCAAAAGCCTGAAGAAGTCGCCTTTGCGTTTGGTGATCCGAATTCAACTTCCGGTACCTTGATCCCTTCTATCGAACTAGAGGAGCGCGGGAGTTATCAATCCAACGAAAACCATAAATTTAAATCTGTTCGCTACACAGGCTCACATGACGCATCTGCTTTAGCCGTCCAAAATAAACAAGTCGATGCTGCAGCTATTGACAGTGCTATTTTTAATCAGCTAGTCGAATCAGGAAAGATTGATAAAGAACAACTTAGAGTGATATGGAAATCAGATAAGATCTTTCAATACCCATGGGCCGTGCACAAAGATACAGATCAAGAGACAATTAACAAGCTACAGGAAGCCTTCCTCGGTATAGAGGATCAAGAGATTCTAGATGCATTTGGAGCCACTGGGTTCACTAAAGCAAGTAATGAGGATTATGAGAATATTAGGCAAGCAGCCCTTAAACAAGGAATTATTAAAGATTAG
- the phnC gene encoding phosphonate ABC transporter ATP-binding protein — translation MIEMKNVSVRYPGAKHDALSEVHLSFNKGDFICILGKSGAGKSTFIRSINGLQKLTQGEVYFDGKQLSNMNEEQLRQVRLEMGMIFQLFNLIPRMSVIQNVLTGIFGYRSNFKNLIGLFSNKELEQAKRVISEVELTEMTNRRVELLSGGQKQRVGIARALIQQPRVLLGDEPVASLDPGTSNHIFTLLKDMHQRLDLLTIINVHDIDLAKRYATRLLALKDGKIIFDGPPEEFTEKNYEETYESHQITF, via the coding sequence ATGATTGAGATGAAAAATGTCTCCGTTCGTTACCCGGGAGCAAAGCATGATGCACTATCTGAGGTCCATCTGTCATTTAATAAAGGTGATTTTATATGTATCCTTGGTAAAAGCGGTGCTGGAAAATCAACGTTTATTCGCTCCATCAATGGGTTACAGAAACTTACCCAAGGCGAAGTCTATTTTGATGGAAAGCAACTATCCAATATGAATGAAGAACAGTTGCGGCAGGTCAGGCTTGAAATGGGTATGATCTTTCAGCTTTTTAACCTCATCCCCCGAATGAGCGTGATACAGAACGTCTTAACGGGAATTTTTGGCTATCGCAGTAACTTTAAAAACTTGATTGGTTTGTTTTCCAACAAAGAATTGGAACAAGCCAAACGTGTGATTTCCGAAGTTGAACTTACTGAAATGACCAATCGCAGAGTCGAACTTTTGAGTGGCGGTCAAAAACAAAGAGTAGGAATCGCACGTGCCCTCATCCAGCAGCCAAGAGTTTTGCTTGGAGATGAACCAGTAGCCAGCCTGGATCCTGGGACGTCTAACCATATTTTCACCTTGCTCAAGGACATGCACCAACGTCTTGATTTACTGACAATTATTAATGTACACGATATCGATCTTGCTAAACGCTATGCCACAAGACTCCTAGCACTTAAAGATGGGAAAATCATTTTCGATGGCCCTCCAGAAGAATTTACAGAAAAGAATTATGAGGAAACGTACGAATCTCATCAAATCACCTTTTAA